The following proteins are co-located in the Myxococcus fulvus genome:
- a CDS encoding response regulator transcription factor — MLDASLSPLRLALVAEDPLARGALSRVLGDQGSELQLLASGTQVELETTRGEAPDVVLWDTGLRLADTETRVDAPDLGAPVLALVADDTAGELALGAGAKGLLFRDVSPGPLTAALYAVARGLAVFDPGLSELRASTKTAASISTATQGPDTLTPREREVLALLAEGLSNKAIADRLGISEHTAKFHVNAVLAKLGVQRRTEAVVRAARMGLVTL; from the coding sequence GTGCTGGATGCATCCCTCTCACCCCTGCGTCTCGCGTTGGTCGCGGAGGACCCGCTCGCTCGGGGTGCGCTCTCACGGGTGCTCGGGGACCAGGGGAGCGAGCTGCAACTGCTGGCCTCGGGCACACAGGTGGAGCTGGAGACCACGCGAGGCGAAGCTCCTGACGTGGTCCTCTGGGACACAGGCCTGCGACTCGCGGACACGGAGACGCGAGTAGACGCACCGGACCTGGGCGCGCCGGTGCTCGCGCTGGTCGCGGACGACACCGCGGGCGAGCTGGCACTCGGAGCAGGAGCCAAGGGGTTGTTGTTCCGGGATGTGAGCCCGGGCCCGCTCACGGCGGCGCTGTACGCGGTGGCGCGAGGGCTCGCGGTGTTCGACCCAGGGCTCTCGGAGCTGCGGGCCAGCACGAAGACCGCAGCCTCCATAAGCACGGCCACGCAAGGACCAGATACCCTCACGCCAAGAGAGCGAGAGGTGCTCGCGTTGCTGGCGGAGGGCCTGTCGAACAAGGCCATCGCGGACCGGCTCGGCATCAGCGAGCACACGGCCAAGTTCCACGTGAACGCGGTGCTCGCCAAGCTGGGGGTCCAGCGACGCACCGAGGCCGTCGTCCGCGCCGCACGCATGGGCCTCGTCACGCTGTGA
- a CDS encoding dipeptide epimerase has translation MTPTLITAVHFEPLDLPLTEPFGIATGAQHAAENVLVKLTLADGTVGLGEAAPFPAVSGETQASTLAALEAVRAGLMGRDVRAWRPLSEWLGDGLALAPAGRAGVEMAVLDALARHHRVPLYVMLGGAGTVLDIDMTVTVGDVTHAAESARSILKRGITTLKVKVGALSPDQDAARMVAIHEVAPQARLFADANGGYDVAEALAFVKELERAGVPLALLEQPVPASDLAGMAEVAKRSKVRVCADESARSAKDVLRLIREGAAHGINIKTMKCGVVEALTMWSLARAAGLELMVGGMVESVLAMSASAHLAAGLGGFTYADLDTPLFIARHPFRSGIRYEGSRLHLDEGAVGHGVTLS, from the coding sequence ATGACGCCCACCCTCATCACCGCCGTCCACTTCGAGCCGTTGGACCTGCCGCTGACGGAGCCGTTCGGCATCGCCACGGGCGCGCAGCACGCGGCCGAGAACGTGTTGGTGAAGCTGACGCTCGCGGACGGCACGGTGGGGCTGGGCGAGGCGGCGCCGTTCCCGGCGGTGAGTGGGGAGACGCAGGCGAGCACGCTGGCGGCGCTGGAGGCGGTGCGCGCGGGACTCATGGGTCGGGACGTGCGCGCGTGGCGGCCGTTGTCGGAGTGGCTGGGGGATGGACTGGCGCTGGCGCCGGCGGGGCGAGCGGGCGTGGAGATGGCGGTGCTGGACGCGCTGGCGCGGCATCACCGCGTGCCGCTGTACGTGATGCTGGGCGGAGCGGGGACGGTGCTGGACATCGACATGACGGTGACGGTGGGGGACGTCACGCACGCGGCCGAGTCCGCGCGGTCCATCTTGAAGCGCGGCATCACGACGTTGAAGGTGAAGGTCGGCGCACTCTCGCCGGACCAGGACGCGGCGCGGATGGTGGCCATCCACGAGGTGGCGCCCCAGGCGCGGCTGTTCGCGGACGCGAATGGGGGTTACGACGTGGCGGAGGCGCTCGCGTTCGTGAAGGAGCTGGAGCGGGCGGGGGTGCCGCTGGCGTTGCTGGAGCAGCCGGTGCCGGCCTCGGACCTGGCGGGGATGGCGGAGGTGGCGAAGCGCTCGAAGGTGCGGGTGTGCGCGGACGAGTCGGCGCGCTCGGCGAAGGACGTGCTGCGGCTCATCCGCGAGGGGGCGGCGCACGGCATCAACATCAAGACGATGAAGTGCGGGGTGGTGGAGGCGCTGACGATGTGGAGCCTGGCGCGGGCAGCGGGGCTGGAGTTGATGGTGGGAGGGATGGTGGAGAGCGTGCTGGCGATGAGCGCGTCGGCGCACCTGGCGGCGGGACTGGGGGGCTTCACGTACGCGGATCTGGACACGCCGTTGTTCATCGCGCGGCATCCGTTCCGGAGCGGGATTCGGTACGAGGGCTCGCGGCTGCACCTGGATGAAGGGGCGGTGGGGCACGGTGTCACGTTGAGCTGA
- a CDS encoding AHH domain-containing protein: MKLRWVVSLLLLMAVTGCATGRVVRLETGEDSFRVTPHEEPDAEVRAAELEDDEFEEALTELARDVPLSRNPMQAARERFGVPSRSGVYGYERGSARLIPQRGRDADGPRLLEDYADEALTRAYGQWCKRKDRPGDCLRLMDEGPLLASDGKYTWALAIAMDTVWEETAEALEDMTDPQAVVAGITASATMYLLLWSLPEPVSKGVAATLTACLIAYLGVDTVWSMLDGWLTLMRQVDQATSVEQLHAAGEAYGEVLGENAARVFVILATVAIGNTAGMAAKSVGLPGSAQAALAVESQAGFQYAAMGSVSSVALTAEGFTIALAPNAVAMTSRSGRSERHHIATNKNDVSTARGGPWTPEFRKFFRRAGMDLKDQENIVEVAGHKGPHPQQYHEYVHERLGQALGKCRKVEDCRKALKSVLRSLAREAQTSGTRIHRLLTRDP, translated from the coding sequence ATGAAGCTTCGTTGGGTGGTGTCGCTGCTCTTGTTGATGGCCGTTACGGGCTGCGCGACGGGGCGCGTCGTGCGGCTGGAGACCGGAGAGGATTCTTTCCGCGTCACCCCTCACGAGGAGCCAGATGCGGAAGTGCGTGCGGCGGAGCTCGAAGACGACGAATTCGAGGAGGCGCTCACGGAGCTAGCGCGAGATGTTCCTCTCTCGCGCAATCCCATGCAGGCCGCGCGAGAGCGCTTCGGCGTTCCGTCCCGGAGCGGAGTGTATGGGTATGAGCGTGGTTCAGCGCGACTCATCCCCCAGCGTGGAAGGGACGCGGACGGCCCCCGGCTGCTGGAGGACTACGCGGACGAGGCCCTGACGCGTGCCTACGGCCAGTGGTGCAAACGGAAGGACCGCCCTGGGGACTGCTTGCGCCTGATGGACGAGGGTCCGCTGCTGGCAAGTGATGGCAAGTACACGTGGGCCCTGGCCATCGCCATGGACACGGTGTGGGAGGAGACGGCCGAAGCCCTGGAGGACATGACGGACCCTCAGGCCGTCGTCGCTGGCATCACCGCCTCCGCGACGATGTACCTGCTCTTGTGGTCGCTGCCCGAGCCGGTGAGCAAAGGCGTGGCGGCGACCCTGACCGCATGCCTCATCGCCTACCTGGGCGTGGACACGGTGTGGAGCATGCTGGACGGGTGGTTGACCCTGATGCGCCAGGTGGACCAGGCAACGAGCGTCGAGCAGCTCCACGCGGCGGGTGAGGCGTACGGCGAGGTGCTCGGGGAGAACGCGGCGCGCGTCTTCGTCATTCTGGCCACGGTGGCCATCGGGAACACTGCGGGGATGGCGGCGAAGTCCGTGGGGTTGCCGGGTTCCGCCCAGGCGGCCCTGGCCGTGGAGTCCCAAGCGGGCTTCCAGTACGCGGCCATGGGCAGCGTGAGTTCGGTCGCCTTGACGGCGGAGGGCTTCACCATCGCGCTCGCGCCGAACGCGGTGGCCATGACGAGCCGGAGCGGGCGCAGCGAGCGTCATCACATCGCCACGAACAAGAACGATGTCTCCACCGCTCGTGGCGGTCCCTGGACGCCGGAATTCCGAAAGTTCTTCAGAAGGGCCGGGATGGATCTGAAAGACCAGGAGAACATCGTCGAAGTCGCGGGCCACAAGGGACCGCATCCGCAGCAATATCACGAGTACGTCCATGAGCGACTGGGGCAGGCCTTGGGAAAGTGCCGAAAGGTGGAGGATTGCCGGAAGGCCCTCAAGAGTGTGCTACGCAGCCTCGCCAGAGAAGCGCAGACCTCAGGAACCAGAATCCACAGGCTTTTGACTCGGGACCCATGA
- a CDS encoding coenzyme synthetase, whose protein sequence is MARVTLGLPADARVAPRANIRRDTASQRPHVPWARGIARELSHFASLEDEAEARAALEARLGALRDTLLASPYSTRRLREAGLHPGDLRTLADLEHFPTLERGVLARHWDEVPRPLVPEDEGVVVRSSGSTGEPVKVVRDRLDCLHMWAVLRFWLERAGAVLPPRPRVVLLDALPGGLEYSVRLRILEEGALHRISVLREDARARLCRVRPTVLFSDPEGLRWLAEQREVPTPALVLTSAQHLPEDTRETLARVVPAPVLNYYASTETGPLAWECLRGVGRFHVLAPDVWLEPGKDEVVVTRLRPSVLPLLRYRPGDSGSVRRDACACGFHGWTLEGFGGRGACHFTAPSGRRVDAWALAWVFKHHALRAFRLTQVEGTRFELELAGAREQDVPALCERLAGALRNLGWREAPRIEVRAVSAESLATGTKPLPFRVL, encoded by the coding sequence ATGGCGCGAGTGACGCTGGGGCTTCCGGCGGATGCTCGCGTGGCGCCTCGCGCGAACATCCGTCGGGACACGGCCTCTCAGCGGCCTCATGTGCCCTGGGCGAGGGGAATCGCCCGCGAGCTGTCCCACTTCGCGTCGCTGGAGGATGAAGCCGAGGCCCGCGCGGCGCTGGAGGCGCGGCTGGGGGCGCTGCGGGACACACTGCTCGCCTCGCCGTACTCCACGCGGCGGCTGCGCGAGGCCGGGTTGCATCCAGGGGATTTGCGGACGCTCGCGGACCTGGAGCACTTTCCCACGTTGGAGCGCGGGGTGCTCGCCAGGCACTGGGACGAGGTGCCTCGTCCGCTGGTGCCCGAGGACGAGGGCGTGGTGGTGCGCAGCTCCGGCTCCACGGGGGAGCCGGTGAAGGTGGTGCGGGACAGGCTGGACTGCCTGCACATGTGGGCGGTGCTGCGCTTCTGGCTGGAGCGAGCGGGCGCGGTGCTGCCGCCGCGTCCGCGCGTGGTGTTGCTGGACGCGCTGCCAGGAGGGCTGGAGTACTCGGTGCGGCTGCGCATCCTCGAGGAGGGGGCGCTGCATCGAATCTCGGTGTTGCGGGAGGATGCGAGAGCGCGGCTGTGCAGGGTGCGACCGACGGTCCTCTTCTCGGACCCGGAGGGATTGCGCTGGCTGGCGGAGCAGCGCGAGGTGCCCACGCCCGCGCTGGTGCTCACGTCGGCGCAGCACCTGCCCGAGGACACGCGCGAGACGCTGGCGCGCGTGGTGCCGGCGCCGGTGCTCAACTACTACGCCTCCACGGAGACAGGCCCGCTCGCGTGGGAGTGCCTGCGGGGCGTGGGGCGCTTCCACGTCCTCGCGCCGGACGTGTGGCTGGAGCCGGGGAAGGACGAGGTCGTGGTGACGCGGCTGCGGCCCAGCGTGTTGCCGCTGTTGCGCTATCGCCCCGGGGATTCGGGCTCCGTGCGACGGGACGCGTGTGCCTGTGGCTTCCACGGCTGGACGCTGGAGGGCTTCGGAGGACGGGGGGCGTGTCACTTCACGGCGCCCTCGGGTCGTCGGGTGGACGCGTGGGCGCTGGCGTGGGTGTTCAAGCACCACGCGCTGCGCGCCTTCCGACTGACGCAGGTGGAGGGCACGCGCTTCGAGCTGGAGCTGGCCGGCGCCCGAGAGCAGGACGTGCCCGCGCTGTGCGAGCGCCTCGCCGGCGCCCTGCGCAACCTCGGCTGGCGCGAGGCCCCGCGGATTGAAGTGCGTGCCGTGAGCGCCGAGTCCCTGGCCACCGGCACCAAGCCCCTGCCCTTCCGCGTCTTGTGA
- a CDS encoding imm11 family protein has translation MPNPSRYFRLRPDIQAGNWSLGDPLDETGTEVDDIWQFAQGRPIEIVGRLTFPIEEPGRWLDYCTAGAGMAPVVHVKVAHLFAELAPDDVQLIPVDVEGRPEQHVLLVATKLIRCIDDDASEEATYWQPEDDFPEKLGQYKGIYGMRIDRTKVGSAKVFRTWGWEIALVISEDIKVALERAKVTGAKFEEV, from the coding sequence ATGCCGAATCCGTCTCGATACTTCAGGCTCAGGCCAGACATACAAGCCGGGAACTGGTCTCTGGGAGACCCGCTGGATGAGACGGGCACCGAGGTCGATGACATCTGGCAATTCGCCCAGGGGCGGCCCATCGAGATAGTGGGTCGTCTGACGTTTCCCATCGAGGAGCCTGGAAGGTGGTTGGACTACTGCACGGCAGGCGCTGGCATGGCTCCGGTCGTCCACGTCAAGGTGGCCCACCTCTTCGCGGAGCTGGCGCCCGATGATGTGCAGTTGATACCCGTCGATGTCGAAGGCCGCCCGGAACAGCATGTCCTGCTCGTCGCCACGAAGCTGATCCGATGCATCGATGACGACGCCTCGGAAGAGGCAACGTACTGGCAGCCCGAGGATGATTTTCCGGAAAAACTCGGCCAGTACAAAGGCATCTACGGGATGCGAATTGACCGCACGAAGGTGGGCAGCGCAAAGGTCTTCCGCACCTGGGGATGGGAGATCGCCCTGGTCATCTCTGAGGACATCAAGGTGGCCCTGGAGCGCGCGAAAGTCACAGGGGCGAAGTTCGAGGAAGTCTGA
- a CDS encoding AAA family ATPase, giving the protein MANQDWVSRLLSGRASVDKGLNVHLSERDGGSLHDKMRQAYWWITNNAVICPYYDIEFGGSAALKSSAGDELHLPEDMSYSSFVLIPLLTLFTCRRALLIGGPGRGKTTSAVLMALLSGMSREDIHRSIQRGHPQLSIADLLGAPLPSDMLKAEDLSAVKVSWRKWITQRVKIIDEYNRIPTKTQSALLSLMAEGYAEMMDQYVYAGRSSWFLTANDDQGGGTFQVIEALKDRLDVVVRAVPFNSNFIDTLLQRIEADKSPEELLPKDIVFTPGELERAYTSILEVEVPRDVLERVAFFLGQLDFCRMASPRFEFKHKDTLKLAGQTVSAVCNEQCPLDKKVHLCTQTENGVSVRAYQTILHYAKALAFFRGHSVVELEDFRQIAPWVLHEKLVPNTRSAFFEVKGHKLLLQDRVAWIRHMFDMAMGHHEKHEPIRRKVGVLREQLDKGLSGIDLPTTEKRLTTVTALMNELLTKQELSGPIYEDLIHLKSMYSRYRNYATWLKENPGGGGRP; this is encoded by the coding sequence ATGGCGAACCAGGATTGGGTGTCGCGCCTGCTCTCCGGGCGCGCGTCGGTGGACAAGGGGCTCAACGTCCACCTCTCCGAGCGTGATGGCGGCAGCCTCCACGACAAGATGCGGCAGGCGTACTGGTGGATCACCAACAACGCCGTCATCTGCCCCTACTACGACATCGAGTTCGGCGGCTCCGCCGCCCTCAAGAGCAGCGCCGGGGACGAGCTCCACCTCCCCGAGGACATGAGCTACAGCTCCTTCGTCCTCATCCCCCTGCTCACCCTCTTCACCTGCCGCCGAGCCCTCCTCATCGGCGGACCCGGCCGCGGCAAGACCACCTCCGCCGTCCTCATGGCGCTGCTCTCCGGCATGTCCCGCGAGGACATCCACCGCTCCATCCAACGCGGCCACCCCCAGCTCTCCATCGCCGACCTGCTCGGCGCCCCCCTCCCCTCCGACATGCTCAAGGCGGAGGACCTCTCCGCCGTCAAGGTGAGCTGGCGCAAGTGGATCACCCAGCGCGTCAAGATCATCGACGAGTACAACCGCATCCCCACCAAGACGCAGTCCGCCCTGCTCTCCCTCATGGCCGAGGGCTACGCGGAGATGATGGACCAGTACGTCTACGCGGGCCGCTCGTCCTGGTTCCTCACCGCCAATGACGACCAGGGCGGCGGCACCTTCCAGGTCATCGAGGCCCTCAAGGACCGCCTCGACGTCGTCGTGCGCGCCGTCCCCTTCAACTCGAACTTCATCGACACCCTCCTCCAGCGCATCGAAGCCGACAAGTCTCCCGAGGAGCTCCTCCCCAAGGACATCGTCTTCACCCCCGGCGAGCTGGAGCGCGCCTACACCTCCATCCTTGAGGTCGAGGTCCCCCGCGACGTCCTCGAGCGCGTGGCCTTCTTCCTCGGCCAGCTCGACTTCTGCCGCATGGCGTCTCCCCGCTTCGAGTTCAAGCACAAGGACACCCTCAAGCTCGCCGGGCAGACCGTGTCCGCCGTGTGCAACGAGCAGTGCCCGCTCGACAAGAAGGTGCACCTCTGCACGCAGACGGAGAACGGCGTCAGCGTGCGCGCCTACCAGACCATCCTCCACTACGCGAAGGCGCTCGCCTTCTTCCGCGGACACTCCGTCGTGGAGCTGGAGGACTTCCGTCAAATCGCCCCGTGGGTGCTGCACGAGAAGCTGGTCCCCAACACCCGCAGCGCCTTCTTCGAGGTGAAGGGCCACAAGCTCCTCCTCCAGGACCGCGTCGCGTGGATTCGCCACATGTTCGACATGGCCATGGGCCACCACGAGAAGCACGAGCCCATCCGCCGCAAGGTGGGCGTGCTGCGCGAGCAACTCGACAAGGGCCTGTCCGGCATCGACCTGCCCACCACCGAGAAGCGCCTCACCACCGTCACCGCGCTGATGAACGAGCTGCTCACGAAGCAGGAGCTCTCCGGCCCCATCTACGAGGACCTCATCCACTTGAAGTCCATGTACAGCCGCTACCGGAACTACGCGACGTGGCTCAAGGAGAACCCGGGCGGCGGAGGTCGGCCGTGA
- a CDS encoding M48 family metalloprotease codes for MSPSRFTPEHIEQCWRQALALWDVQVRLSPPEPHVPFHPDADHANEPLAYIDLARRQVFVHFELLQSMGAADSLLAVLAHEIGHHARFPHTLGWDAELRVVEQRLLPGLKQSLTNLFYDLQVNEVVGRTHAEDLCRVYRGFQRTRGDEPTSPLFFFYLAIYEELWGRAPGDLVPPAAMAPMEEQFPGLRAEARMFAQTFYALPNPRLQFLYFCAAFIRYLGKPDELSYVLPLGDDVSQPDVDDWDAALQSGGRWEDVLDEARERGWLDAVPATEEPDLLDQIRRITHHLPGTGDGKLRRALVARHYRRLVDQHLVKLPSAPSRPEPYLRTTPEAWEHGDDPSAIDWTLTVLTQGHLAAVSPLRRELEADVPPPSELGVPSVELYLDTSGSMPNPAQQLNSMTLAAQVLSASALRKKAKVRGIIYSHHAPVVSPWMYDEERARDFLLGYIGGGTQYPFDILSALSEEEPDALRVIISDSDFLANVAEKGAMEALVRSTRRSRLLVAFLALGEDLRARQVLGPVLKERNFRLVVVKWLSDFGQAAAALSQALLEK; via the coding sequence ATGAGCCCGTCGCGCTTCACGCCCGAGCACATCGAGCAGTGCTGGCGTCAGGCGCTGGCGCTGTGGGACGTGCAGGTGCGGCTGAGCCCGCCGGAGCCCCACGTCCCCTTCCACCCGGACGCGGACCACGCGAACGAGCCGCTCGCGTACATCGACCTCGCCAGACGGCAGGTCTTCGTGCACTTCGAGCTGCTCCAATCCATGGGCGCGGCGGACAGTCTGTTGGCGGTGCTCGCGCATGAAATCGGCCACCACGCGAGGTTCCCCCACACGCTCGGCTGGGACGCGGAGCTGCGCGTCGTGGAGCAGCGACTGCTCCCCGGGCTGAAGCAGTCGCTCACCAACCTCTTCTATGACTTGCAGGTGAACGAGGTGGTGGGCCGCACCCACGCGGAGGACCTGTGCCGCGTGTACCGGGGCTTCCAGCGCACGCGCGGCGACGAGCCGACGTCTCCGCTGTTCTTCTTCTACCTCGCCATCTACGAGGAGCTGTGGGGCCGCGCGCCCGGGGACCTGGTGCCCCCCGCGGCGATGGCGCCGATGGAGGAGCAGTTCCCTGGCCTGCGCGCGGAGGCGCGGATGTTCGCGCAGACGTTCTACGCGCTGCCGAACCCGCGGCTCCAGTTCCTGTACTTCTGCGCCGCCTTCATCCGCTACCTCGGCAAGCCCGACGAGCTGTCCTACGTCCTGCCGTTGGGCGATGACGTGTCGCAGCCGGACGTGGATGACTGGGACGCCGCGCTCCAGAGTGGAGGTCGATGGGAGGACGTGCTCGACGAGGCGCGGGAGCGCGGGTGGCTCGACGCGGTGCCCGCCACGGAGGAGCCGGACCTGCTGGACCAGATTCGCCGCATCACCCATCACCTGCCAGGCACGGGGGATGGGAAGCTGCGCAGGGCGCTCGTCGCGCGGCACTACCGGCGGCTCGTCGACCAGCACCTGGTGAAGCTGCCTTCCGCGCCGTCCCGTCCGGAGCCGTACCTGCGCACCACGCCCGAGGCCTGGGAGCATGGCGACGACCCGTCCGCCATCGACTGGACGCTGACGGTGCTCACGCAGGGGCACCTGGCCGCGGTGTCGCCGCTGCGCCGAGAGCTGGAGGCCGACGTGCCGCCTCCGTCCGAGCTCGGCGTGCCGTCGGTGGAGCTCTACCTGGACACCAGCGGCTCCATGCCCAACCCGGCGCAGCAGCTCAACTCGATGACGCTGGCCGCGCAGGTGCTGTCCGCCTCCGCGCTGCGCAAGAAGGCGAAGGTGCGCGGCATCATCTACTCGCACCACGCGCCCGTCGTCTCGCCGTGGATGTACGACGAGGAGCGGGCGCGCGACTTCCTCCTGGGCTACATCGGCGGGGGGACGCAGTATCCCTTCGACATCCTGAGCGCGCTGTCCGAGGAGGAGCCGGACGCGCTGCGGGTCATCATCTCCGACAGCGACTTCCTGGCGAACGTGGCGGAGAAGGGCGCGATGGAGGCGCTGGTGCGCTCCACGAGGCGCTCGCGGCTGCTCGTGGCGTTCCTCGCGTTGGGTGAAGACCTGCGCGCGCGGCAGGTGCTCGGGCCGGTGTTGAAGGAACGCAACTTCCGCTTGGTGGTGGTGAAATGGCTGTCGGACTTCGGCCAGGCCGCCGCGGCCCTGTCCCAGGCTTTGCTGGAGAAGTGA
- a CDS encoding S41 family peptidase, translating to MSKRLYLRILLAMVLLATSAHAASPFLKPGDEVVDHVRSRFYDAKRGEAWASKHQGYGASATNADDFARRTQAALAELNASHTVFYPRGTTGHADLSAIFQRHLKLPKVEAPSIGADIQETSQGFFVRHVFAHGPAAKAGLLRGDRLLSVEGKPFTSVASLTQRVNKPTRFTIERTLGAQPIVLTITPRLVNPKAEWLDAQHASTRVIDHQGRRVAYQQLYSCAGPEHQQKLQDALSDDFAQADAVVIDFRDGWGGCNPTFLNLFNRAVPRFVGIGRDGRRNAWSATWQKPVVLLVNGNSRSGKEIVAFTMKRLGLATLVGQRTAGAVLAGTPLRLSTGDLLYLAVEAVEVEGVLLEGVGVPVDVEVPDTLPYASGKDPQLDKALDVAATAVPSP from the coding sequence ATGTCGAAGCGCCTCTATCTCCGCATCCTGCTGGCCATGGTCCTGCTCGCCACGAGCGCCCACGCCGCGAGCCCTTTCCTCAAGCCCGGTGACGAAGTCGTCGACCATGTCCGCTCGCGCTTCTACGACGCGAAGCGGGGCGAGGCCTGGGCCTCGAAGCACCAGGGCTACGGTGCCTCCGCCACCAACGCGGACGACTTCGCCCGACGCACCCAGGCCGCCCTCGCCGAGCTCAACGCCTCCCACACCGTCTTCTACCCACGCGGCACCACCGGCCACGCCGACCTCTCCGCCATCTTCCAGCGCCACCTCAAGCTCCCCAAGGTCGAAGCCCCCAGCATCGGCGCCGACATCCAGGAGACCTCTCAGGGCTTCTTCGTCCGCCACGTCTTCGCCCACGGCCCCGCCGCCAAGGCCGGCCTGCTGCGCGGAGACCGCCTCCTCTCCGTCGAAGGCAAACCCTTCACCTCCGTCGCCTCACTCACCCAACGCGTCAACAAGCCCACGCGCTTCACCATCGAGCGCACCCTGGGGGCCCAACCCATCGTCCTCACCATCACCCCGCGCCTCGTGAACCCCAAGGCCGAGTGGCTCGATGCCCAGCACGCCAGCACCCGTGTCATCGACCACCAGGGCCGCCGCGTCGCCTACCAACAGCTCTACTCGTGCGCCGGCCCCGAGCATCAACAGAAGCTCCAGGACGCCCTCTCCGATGACTTCGCCCAGGCCGATGCCGTCGTCATCGACTTCCGCGACGGCTGGGGCGGCTGCAACCCCACCTTCCTCAACCTCTTCAACCGCGCCGTCCCCCGCTTCGTCGGCATCGGCCGCGACGGCCGCCGCAACGCGTGGTCCGCCACCTGGCAGAAGCCCGTCGTCCTCCTCGTCAACGGCAACTCCCGCAGCGGGAAGGAGATCGTCGCCTTCACCATGAAGCGACTCGGGCTCGCCACCCTCGTGGGCCAGCGCACCGCGGGCGCCGTGCTCGCCGGCACCCCGCTGCGCCTGTCCACCGGTGACCTGCTCTACCTCGCCGTGGAGGCCGTCGAAGTCGAGGGCGTCCTCCTCGAGGGTGTCGGCGTCCCCGTGGACGTCGAGGTCCCCGACACACTGCCCTACGCCTCTGGCAAGGACCCGCAGCTCGACAAGGCCCTCGACGTCGCCGCCACGGCGGTCCCGTCACCCTGA